In Colletotrichum destructivum chromosome 8, complete sequence, the following proteins share a genomic window:
- a CDS encoding Putative small GTP-binding protein gives MAARGPGAPGARGMNTRFAQFKLVLLGESAVGKSSIVLRFVKDQFDSYRESTIGAAFLTQTISLDENTTVKFEIWDTAGQERYKSLAPMYYRNANCAVVVYDITQSASLDKAKAWVKELQRQANENIIIALAGNKLDLVTEQPDKRAVSTADAEAYAREAGLLFFETSAKTAENVKELFTAIAKKLPLDQAGPRHARPGQRQGVSLQPETPGSNVGGPCSC, from the exons ATGGCTGCTCGAGGCCCCGGTGCTCCCGGTGCCCGTGGAATGAACACGCGCTTCGCGCAGTTCAAGCTGGTTCTgctag GCGAGTCCGCTGTCGGCAAG AGTTCCATCGTGCTGCGATTCGTCAAG GACCAATTTGACTCGTACCGCGAATCGACCATCGGTGCTGCTTTCTTGACGCAGACCATCTCCCTCGACGAGAACACCACAGTCAAGTTCGAGATCTGGGATACCGCCGGACAGGAGCGATACAAGTCGCTCGCTCCCATGTACTATCGCAACGCCAactgcgccgtcgtcgtctacGACATCACCCAATCT GCATCTTtggacaaggccaaggcaTGGGTAAAGGAGCTCCAGAGGCAAGCGAACGagaacatcatcatcgccctgGCTGGCAATAAGTTGGACTTGGTCACCGAGCAGCCCGACAAGCGAGCCGTTTCCACAGCAGACGCCGAGGCCTACGCgcgcgaggccggcctcctcttctttgaGACATcggccaagacggccgagaacgTCAAGGAGCTCTTCACTGCTATTGCCAAGAAGCTGCCGCTTGACCAGGCCGGCCCTAGGCATGCCCGGCCTGGTCAGCGACAGGGCGTGAGCCTGCAGCCCGAGACTCCTGGCAGCAACGTCGGCGGACCTTGCAGCTGCTAG
- a CDS encoding Putative MICOS complex subunit MIC60 protein, producing MLRTSIRSVRVLGHRPAAAVVGRQWQVAATRRRHFADDKKPDPSRPAALPTTETITSEKSEVPEVRFVEPSIPKEDVPLTPPTPNTVVPETEAATPPPLSPADAAPKKKGFFRRLRNLVLTLAILGAVGFGGGVWYSRINDNFHDFFTEFVPFGEQAVLYFEEADFRKRFPNISNKLKGRDTGSQVNIPAQSGASWRVADNGEPASRQSSAVDKKAAAKVIAVKEEQNNPVEKPKAATEAPKPTPAAAPEPVKEAKPAAAAKKEDAAGFKAPEVNEPSRFPPIAPIDPLKIEDATEPVVQDLVRMLNDIITVINADKAHGRYSPTISKAKGELSKVGSKIKAIKSSVEEKAASEVQAKVADFDKAANDLIARVESAMVVQETQWRKEFEEEMQKVKASYDERVKLVLEREKQLNEERLNNQLLEQALALKKEFVSEVQNHVEAEREGRLGKLDKLSTAVAELEKLTTGWNEVVDTNLRTQQLHVAVDAVRASLENATHPRPFTRELVALKEIAAEDPVVNAAIASINPSAYQRGLSNAAQLIDRFRIVANEVRKASLLPEEAGVASHASSYLLSKVMFKKQGLADGDDVESILTRTQTLLEEGNLDAAAREMNGLQGWAKTLSRDWLGEVRKVLEVQQALDVIATEARLQSLKVE from the exons ATGTTGCGAACATCGATTCGATCCGTGAGGGTGCTCGGCCACAGGCctgcggcggccgtcgttgGCCGCCAATGGCAGGTCGCTGCCACCCGCCGGAGACACTttgccgacgacaagaaaCCTGACCCGTCCCGACCAGCCGCCCTGCCGACCACAGAGACCATCACGTCCGAGAAGAGCGAAGTCCCCGAGGTCCGGTTCGTCGAGCCGTCGATTCCTAAGGAAGACGTCCCCCTCACGCCCCCGACCCCGAACACCGTTGTCCCCGAGACAGAGGCTGCCACGCCTCCGCCGCTGTCGCCCGCAGACGCTGccccgaagaagaagggcttcTTCCGCCGACTGAGGAACCTCGTCTTGaccctcgccatcctcggaGCCGTCGGCTTCGGTGGCGGCGTGTGGTACTCGCGCATCAATGACAACTTCCACGACTTCTTCACCGAGTTTGTCCCCTtcggcgagcaggccgtccTCTACTTCGAGGAGGCAGACTTCCGCAAGCGGTTCCCCAACATTTCCAACAAGCTCAAGGGAAGAGACACAGGCAGCCAGGTCAATATCCCCGCCCAGAGCGGCGCGTCCTGGCGGGTGGCCGACAACGGTGAGCCCGCCAGCCGCCAGTCGAGCGCCGTCGACAAAAAGGCCGCTGCCAAGGTCATCGCTGTCAAGGAGGAGCAGAACAACCCGGTCGAGAAGCccaaggcggcgacggaggcTCCCAAGCCCACACCCGCAGCCGCGCCCGAGCCCGTCAAGGAGGCTAAgcctgccgccgcggccaagaaggaggacgcGGCTGGATTCAAGGCGCCCGAGGTCAATGAGCCCTCGCGATTCCCTCCCATCGCGCCGATCGACCCCCTGAAGATCGAAGACGCGACCGAGCCGGTGGTTCAGGACCTTGTTCGCATGCTCAACGACATTATCACCGTCATcaacgccgacaaggccCACGGCCGCTATTCCCCTACCATCTCCAAGGCTAAGGGCGAGCTGAGCAAGGTGGGCAGCAagatcaaggccatcaagTCGTcagtcgaggagaaggcggctTCCGAGGTGCAAGCCAAGGTTGCCGACTTTgacaaggccgccaacgacctcatcgcGCGCGTCGAGTCGGCCATGGTCGTGCAGGAGACGCAGTGGAGGAAGGAGTTTGAGGAGGAGATGCAAAAGGTCAAGGCGAGCTACGACGAGCGCGTCAAGCTCGTGCTGGAGCGCGAGAAGCAGCTTAACGAGGAGCGTCTTAACAACCAGCTGCTGGAGCAGGCGCTCGCCCTGAAGAAGGAGTTCGTCTCGGAGGTGCAGAACCACGTGGAGGCGGAGCGCGAGGGCCGGCTCGGCAAGCTGGACAAGCTGTCGACGGCCGTGGcggagctcgagaagctcaccACGGGATGGAACGAGGTGGTGGACACCAACCTCCGCACGCAGCAGCTCCATGTGGCCGTCGATGCCGTCCGCGCCAGCCTCGAGAACGCCACGCACCCCAGGCCCTTTACGCGCGAGCTTGTGGCTCTCAAGGAGAttgcggccgaggacccCGTCGTCAACGCAGCCATCGCGTCCATCAACCCGTCCGCCTACCAGCGCGGCCTCTCCAACGCGGCGCAGCTCATTGACCGGTTCCGGATAGTGGCCAACGAGGTGCGCAAGGcgtccctcctccccgaGGAGGCGGGCGTCGCCAGCCACGCGTCGAGCTACCTCCTCAGCAAGGTCATGTTCAAGAAGCAGggcctggccgacggcgacgacgttgagAGCATCTTGACGCGCACGCAGACGCTCCTGGAGGAGGGCAACCTGGACGCTGCCGCCCGTGAGATGAATGGTCTCCAGGGCTGGGCGAAGACGCTGAGCAGAGACTGGCTCGGCGAGGTGAGGAAGGTCCTCGAGGTTCAGCAAGCGCTTGAT GTCATTGCGACAGAAGCCCGTCTGCAGAGTCTCAAGGTAGAATAA
- a CDS encoding Putative folylpolyglutamate synthetase, mur-like, catalytic domain superfamily yields the protein MATAGRTYNDAVDALNTLQTPFAVIEARRKAGIRPDEASVKEMRAYLARVGYSIPDLDGLNVIHVAGTKGKGSTCAFTDSILARHRAASPSSVPRKVGLLISPHLIAVRERIRINGAPLSETLFARYFFEVWDRLGESRAEEDAVALGTRPIYSRYLTLVALHAFVREGCDLAILETGIGGEYDATNVVARPVATGITTLGIDHVFALGDTVGKIAWHKAGIMKRGSKAFSVEQVPEAQDVLEARAREKGVEMETVVVDPRLEGVKIRPDATFQKRNASLAIRLAEAALERVDPDGFRRGDAAEKLPKAFVEGLEQVVWRGRCEVKDEGRVVWHVDGAHTTDSLRVAARWFADETAAKGRRGPRALVFNQQGRTEAIDFLDGVYEGVKRGDGSGAFDTVVFCTNVTYAQTGYKRDFVNHQYDAKAIEAMTVQRQFAERWAKLDPAADVRVVPTIEEALDLVRGIGEGVAEGESVQALVTGSLHLVGGALGILEGADAL from the exons ATGGCCACCGCCGGTCGGACATATAAC GATGCCGTCGACGCATTGAACACACTGCAGACGCccttcgccgtcatcgaggcGAGGCGTAAGGCCGGCATTCGACCCGACGAGGCTTCGGTCAAGGAGATGCGCGCATACCTCGCGCGCGTTGGGTACTCG AtccccgacctcgacggcctcaacGTCATTcacgtcgccggcaccaagggcaagggcagcACGTGTGCCTTCACCGACTCGATCCTCGCGCGGCATCGAGCCGCgtccccgtcgtccgtcCCGCGCAAGGTCGGCTTGCTCATCTCGCCGCACCTGATCGCCGTGCGCGAGCGCATCCGCATCAACGGCGCGCCTCTCTCTGAGACGCTCTTCGCGCGCTACTTCTTCGAGGTCTGGGACCGCCTGGGCGAGAGCcgggccgaggaggacgccgtgGCGCTGGGCACGCGGCCGATCTACTCGCGATACCTGACCCTCGTGGCCTTGCACGCCTTCGTGCGGGAGGGGTGCGACTTGGCGATCCTCGAGACGGGCATTGGCGGCGAGTATGACGCGACCAATGTTGTGGCGCGGCCCGTGGCGACGGGCATTACGACGCTGGGCATCGACCACGTCTTCGCGCTCGGCGACAcggtcggcaagatcgcGTGGCACAAGGCGGGCATCATGAAGCGCGGGAGCAAGGCTTTTTCTGTCGAGCAGGTGCCGGAGGCGCAGGACGTGCTGGAGGCCAGGGCGCGGGAGAAGGGCGTCGAGATGGAGACTGTGGTCGTCGACCCGcggctcgagggcgtcaagatcCGGCCGGACGCAACATTCCAGAAGAGAAACGCGAGCCTAGCCATCCggctcgccgaggcggcgcttgAGAGGGTCGACCCGGACGGGTTCCGGCGTGGCGACGCTGCCGAGAAACTGCCAAAGGCCTTTGTCGAAGGGCTGGAGCAGGTTGTCTGGCGTGGGCGGTGCGAGGTCAAGGACGAGGGCCGGGTCGTGTggcacgtcgacggcgcgcaCACTACGGACAGCCTGCGAGTGGCGGCGCGGTGGTTCGCCGACGAGACGGCGGCAAAGGGCAGAAGGGGGCCGAGGGCGCTGGTGTTCAACCAGCAAGGTCGGACCGAGGCCATCGATTTCCTGGACGGTGTGTACGAGGGGGTCAAGAGAGGGGATGGGAGCGGCGCGTTCGACACGGTCGTGTTCTGCACGAATGTCACGTATGCCCAGACCGGGTACAAGCGAG ACTTTGTCAATCACCAGtacgacgccaaggccatcgaggccatgaCGGTGCAGCGGCAGTTCGCGGAGCGGTGGGCGAAGCTAGACCCGGCGGCCGACGTGCGCGTCGTGCCGACTATCGAGGAGGCGTTGGACCTCGTCCGCGGtatcggcgagggcgtcgccgagggcgagagCGTGCAGGCCCTCGTGACGGGGAGCCTGCACCTCGTGGGCGGCGCGCTAGGGATCCTCGAGGGTGCGGACGCCTTGTAA